Below is a genomic region from Flammeovirgaceae bacterium SG7u.111.
GATCACGGCAGATGATAGAACTATCATTGGTAATCCCTTCCCTAAGCTGAACTATGGTTTTTCTGGTAATGCAGAATACAAAGGGTTTGATTTCAGTATGTTCATTGTAGGGGTCTCTGGTAATGATATTTACAATACCAATATCTACGACTTACAGGGAATGACAAGGTTGTTCAATGCAGGAACAGAAGTGTTGGATAGATGGACAGCTCCTGGGACTTCTAATACCATTCCAAGAGTACTTGGTGCTGGAGAGAACGTTTCTGTTTCTAGCCGTTTTGTTGAAAAAGGTTCTTATTTACGCCTAAGAAATATCTCATTAGGATATACACTTCCAACTAATAATATCCTCAATGGTAGTATTTCTAAACTTAGGGTTTATATCAGTGGACAGAACTTGTTTACCATTACCGATTATACTGGCTTAGATCCAGAAATTGGCACACATGTTACCACAGACCAAAGAGAAAGGAACTTTCAGTTAGGTATTGATCGTGGTAACTATCCTTTGCCTAAGTCTTTTGTAGGAGGTATACAAGTTTCATTTTAACTAAAACCAGAGAATAATCATGAGATATAAAAAATATATAACACCATTTGTTGTAACAATTCTTTTGATGGTTTCATGTAAACCAGATTTGGATTTGGTAGATCCAAATCAGCTGTCACCAGATACTTTTTTTAAAAATGAAGTACAGTTACAGTCAGCTGTAAATGCAATCTATGCCAACTTTCAAACACAGGGATTGTATACAAGACACATGTTTTTTATGCTTGACAATATGTCACATGAAAACGCAGGAAATCCTCAATTAGAAGCTGATAAAGTTCAATACTTGGATTTTTCTTTTCCTACAGATCATGGAGCTATATTCCAATATTGGGACAATTGCTATAGAGGTATTAATAAAGCTAACTTTGTGCTAGACAATGTCGAAAACACTGAAAATGTAACAGATGCAGTGAGGAATAAATACAAAGGAGAGGCGATGTTTTTAAGGAGTCTGTATTATTTCTTCTTGGTAAGAAGGTTTGGTGATGTGCCTATATATACGACTATAGAAACCGATCCAAAAGGAAGGAGTCCGAAATCAGAAGTGTATCAGTTAATTAAGGATGATTTGTCTTTTGCTGCGGCGAACTTGAGATCAAAAGGGGATGAGGCTGATGCTGGCAGACCAACTTCAGGAGCTGCAAATGCCTTTTTGGGCAAGGTACACCTTTACTTAGGGGAGTATACTGAAGCCAAGGCTGCATTTGCAAAAGTGACGGGGTATGCGCTTACCGATAATTTTTATGATAATTTTATGGAAGAAACGGAGTGGAATAGTGAAACTGTTTTTCAAGTAAACTTTACGGGTAATTTTGGTGGTTCTAGTTGGGGATCTACAGGTACTGGTACAGAAGAAATAACTTTTAGAGCGCAAGAGTATGGCGTTACTTGGTTCAATGTGTACCCAGCTGACAAGACATTAGACGAGTTTGAAGATGGTGACCCAAGGTATGCGGACAGTTTCTGGTCAAACGGAGATATCTTTGATCCTAATGGAGAGGCAGTTGTTGCTGAAATTCCTCGGGGAAGAAGAGCTGCATGGAAGAAATATTCTCAATACTACAAACAAGCCAATTCTGATATGCAGTCGGGTATCAACTTCAATGTGATCCGTTATGCTGATGTATTGCTGATGATGGCTGAAGTAGAAAACGAATTGGGCAATATTGCTGCTGCAGTTGATTACCTAAACGAAGTGCGTAACAGACCTTCTACTAGCATGCCTAACTATGGCACTGCTGAAATGAATGCTATGTACCCAGTAACTACCAAAGCGGAGGTAATGGATGCAATCATTCACGAGCGCCAAGTAGAGCTTTGTGGTGAGCAAGTTCGCTTTGATGACCTCCTAAGGTGGGGGAAAGCAGCAGATTTCTTAGCAGGTACCGGTTTTACAACAGGAAAGTCTGAGTTATTTCCAATACCTCAAAATGAAATAGACAGGAACGAAGTATTGTCTAATGCTGATCAAAACCCTGGTTATAAATAATATTTAAAATTCATCACATTACACTTTGACAAAATTAAGAAAGCCCCATGCTGGTTGCGTGGGGCTTTCTTTTGTTTATAAAACCAGTGAAGGATCAGCTTGATATTTTTTCTTTTACAGATGAATCAGTGCTGCTAGTTTGTGGTGTTTGTGATTTTGTCTTTCTTTCGTTCACTTCCCTCACCAAGGCTTTTAATCCGTCTGTAAGAGAGATGATCTCTCCGTCTTCATCTATAAAGGTTACTTTTTTTTGAAGTACCAATTGGGTACGTTCGTAGGGCGAAATAGCTAGGAATTGCTCAAGGTGTAACAAGTTATGCCCCCCATTGCTTTTTTGTACCGAAATCTGATCAATTTTTTTGTCCATTTCTGCAGAGTTTTTGTTAGTTTTCTTCACTTCCCTTTTGTGGCATTTCACTTACCTCATCTTCGTTTAGGCCTGCCATCAAGTGGAGCAGTTCCTGTTCGCTGAGGGCTTCCTCTTCTATCTCGTCTACATACTTTTTGCCATAGTCTATCCCTTCTTTTTCTTCTATAGGAGAAACTCGAAGGCCTACAGTAGCTTTAAGAGCTTTAAACATCACAAAGGCAATAGCACTTGTGAAAATGAAACAAACGGCAACTCCCAAGAATTGTACTCCGAGTTGTTGAAATCTAGGTAAAGCTAATAGCTCTTCTTTCCCAAAAATAGCTACTGCCAATGTGCCAAATACTCCTCCAAATCCATGAACGGGAATTGCACCTACCGGATCGTCCAATTTCCATTTCTTTATAAGAAGATCGAAGGTGTAATTGTGTATTAAGCCAGCTAAAATACCTATAAGTAGAGCATTTCCAAAGCTTACTACATTTGCACCTGCCGTAATAGCAACAAGACCTGTTAAAATTCCACCCATTAGCTTTCCATACAAGTCGGCTTTCTTTTGGAAGAAGTAACTGTGGAAAAAAGCCGAAATACCTGCGGCAGCTGCGGCAAGGTTTGTATTGAGAATGATTTTTTCTACGCTGCTATCTAAAGCAAGGGTACTACCACCATTGAATCCCCACCAGCCTAGCCAAAGTATAATTACCCCGAGGGCAGAATAAGCGAAGCTATGGGGTCTGAAATCTCTAACTTTTCCATCTTTGCTATACCTGCCAAGCCTTGGACCAACTATCCAAATCCCTACTAATGCTACCCAAGCTCCTACCGAATGAACCACGGTTGAGCCTGCAAAATCCATAAATCCTAGATCGGCTAGCCAAGCAGGGTTATTTCCAAAAAAGAGGTTGCCCCAGGCCCAATGTCCAAATACGGGATATATTACCAAGCCCATTACCAGAGAAGCAGTGAGGTAGGGCACAAAGCCTGTTCTTTCAGACATTGCTCCTGAAACTATGGTAAGTGCTGTACCTGCAAAAGCCAACTGGAACAAGAAGAAGGTAATGCCAAGTGGGCTACCGCCTTCGGCACCCTCTACGCCATCGGCCATGAACAGGTCTGTTCCTATAAAACCTCCAGCAGAATGACCAAACATAAGTCCAAAGCCAATTAAGAAAAAAGCGACACTTACCACCACCCAGTCAACAAGGTTTTTCATGCTAACTACGGTGCTATGTTGGGTACGTACCATCCCAACCTCTAAGCACTTGAAACCCGCTTGCATAAAAAAGACCAACGCAGCAGATATTAATATCCAGAGCCGGTCTAGGTTTAAGGTGATTGAAGCCTCATGGGGAGTTGGTTCAGAGCCTGCCATAGCTGGAATATAAAGGAATACTATTAGCAAAAGCAATGAGAAAATTTTGAGTGTTAAGGGGAAAACTGTTTTCATAAATTTTTTGGTTGAGAAATTAAGTCATGTGGTTAGTTGAGTAGGCAAATTGTTTGTTCCTGTCGAGAACATCCATCTTTAGGGTAAGGGGCTGCGGTTTCGCAGGTAAGTTGAGAACGTGATGAAGTAAGGTTTATGCGGTTAGAAGGGTGGAAAATGTGTTTATACGCATGTTTTTTTAGAAAAAAAATGAGTTTAAGAATAAATAAACATTGTTGATGCTTGTTTGTATAGATTTAATGGCTGGAAAACTGTTGAAAGGGAGTGGTTATTTTGTGTTATTTTCTAGTAATAAAATTGAAAAAGGGCTGATTTTAAGGTTGTATTTTGTTTGGTCTGGCATAAAATAAGACATGACCAAACTGTTGCCTAATGCAATATCAATATCTCCATCTCCATCATAATCGTTTCGGTCCGCTATGAGCCAGCGACCTTTGGTAGCCCCTTCAATTGTTTGAGCCTTAAACTCAAAGTTATCTTCATCAGTTCTTTCCAAATAAATAAAGCTTTCTTCGGGAGTGTTTTCGTAATCTGGGAAATAGGAGATGCAGGCAATATCTATGTCCCCATCAAGGTCATAATCTTCGGGCATGGCTTTGAATGGTCCGTTCATGGAGTAGAAATACTCCTCTTCAAAAGTTGGGGTTTCCTTATCTCCATTATTTAATAAAATGCTCACGCCATGATAGGGCTTCAAAATAGGTACGCTATAATCACCGTTATCGCCATTTACATAAACAATATCTTCCAGCCCATCTTTGTTCATATCAACAAGTTCGTAATAAGAAGAACCGTGGGAAGGGGGAAATGCATAGACTTTGCTTTCTTTAAAGTTGCCTTTTCCATCTCCTTTATAGAAAAAGAACCCTTCATCGCCTTGGGCCATCAATGCCAAAATATCCATAAACCCATCTTTATCCAGGTCAACTACATCGGTTTTTAATGCTCCAGGAAGAGCTCTTAGCATATGTAAATTGTAGCCTTGTTCAGTGTTTTCGTACCAAGCAAGTGAGCCTTGCATGTAGCCAAAGCCACTAACTACAATGTCTTCTCTGCCATCGTCATTAAGGTCTCCATACGATGCATGAACAGGGCGGGGAAGTTGAGAAAGAATAGCAGTAAGTTCGCTTTTTGTATGTTGGAATATTTTTCCTCGTTTCCAGTCATTTGGGTGGATGTTGCCCATGGTAAGCACTTGGAAGCCATCTGAAATAATATTCAAGTGGCTTGGTGCTCCATCAAGTTGAAATTCTTCGAAGCTGCTATTTTTCAGGTTGTACTTAAAAAGCTGATTTTTTAAGGCGTCACCGTACCAAAGTTCAAAGGGCTTTTCCCCAAATTTTACCAATGAGCCAGAAGGTTTTTCTATGTGAGGAAATTGGATAGCTTTTTCGTTAAAAAGAGCAAGAGGTTCACTCTCAATTTCGGTTTTTGGAGTTTTGAGAGAATCAGGACTTAGGCTTAGGTAAAAATCTTGGATTTTGAACCAATCCTCAAGCGTAACCATAGATTGGCTGGGGAACAGGCCATTTGCCTTTAGCATGACCATGTGTTCCATTTCGGCAGCAGAAGATGAAAGCCCCATTCTTGCACCCATTTTTGGCAATATCTCCTCCCATATTTTTTTAGGCAATAACTTGGGTTTAGGAAATTGGTGGCACAAAACGCAATATGTTTTGGCTAATTTTTCCCCTTCCCTAAGTCTTGCTTGCTGCGGGTCTTGCCTCGAACAAGAAGCAGTGATGGTTAGTATAGTAATGACAGAAACTAAGGTAGGAATAAAAGGTAGCCAGAAATAGATTGGTTTGGAGATCATAAAGGTGACAGCTCAAAAATAGCACTTGTAAAATATAAGATTAGTTGTTTTTTAACTACTAACCAAAGTTTATGTTAGAGACATTTTAGTAAAAACAATTTGCGTCCCTTCCTTGAGTTTTTATAAGAAATGAGACTTATAAAAAACGAGTTGTTAACTTATAACAGACCATAATATGATAATTTAAGGTTTTAGTATATGAATTGTCCAAGTTGTAATGCCGTTTTGAGTGGGGAGAATATCAATATTCAAACGGATTTGGCGCATTGCCCCGGCTGTAACCATATTTTTAAAATTTCAGATGCCGTAGTTTCAGATGTAGCTACAGGGTTTGATATAAACAACCCTCCAAAAGGAGCTTGGATAAGAAAAGATATGGATCAGATGGTAGTAGGGGCAACAACTCGCTCACCAATGGCTTTTTTTCTAGTCCCTTTCATGTGCATCTAGTCGGGAGATTCTTTGTGTGGAATATATGGTTCACAAGTTCTTTCTGGTGAGTTTGATCCTTGTATGTCCCTATTTGGAATTCCCTTTTTGATTGGTTCGGTAATTTTTTGGAGTTTGGCGCTTATGTCTATTTGGGGAAAAGTGGAAGTGACGTTTGATAAAAGAGGAGGGAAGGTCTTTACAGGTTTGTGGCAAATAGGGCTTACCAAAAGGTTTGCTTGGGAAGATATCTCAAAGGTTACAGAAGCGCAATCGGGTTATTCGGCGAAAAATGGCTTCAAAAACAGAACGAGCGGAACGGTAATTAGGCTAGAAGGCAAAAAGAGAATTTCTTTTGGAGTAGGCTTGAACGAGAGCCGCCGCTATTATTTGCTGATGGCAGTGAAAAATATTTTGGGTAAGAAGAAGTCGGGTAGGAGTAGGGCTATGTAGCTGCCTAAGCTTCTGATGTTTGGGTTACTTTTCCCGAAGCGGTGTTTTCCTCTAAAGGTTGCTGCTTGGGAAGGGAAATACGGAAAGTGGTTCCTTCACCAATGTGGCTGTCCACTGTAATTTCTCCATTGTGGTTTTTGATGATTCCGTAGGCAATAGAAAGTCCTAGTCCTGTTCCTCTGCCCACATCTTTTGTAGTATAGAATGGTTCAAAAATTCGTTGCTGGGTGTTTTGGCTCATTCCACAGCCTGTATCGCTAATGTTGATGAGCACATTTGCGTCATTGCTAATGGTTTCTATCGTAATCTTACCAGCACTTTCATGCTGCTTTCGGCTATCTTCTATAGCATGGATGGCATTTGCCAAAATATTCATAAATACTTGGTTGATAGGCCCAGGAAAGCATTCGATAGTTTGAAGTGCTGGGTCGTATTTTTTTTCAATGTTGATATGGTTTTTGATTTTGTTTTTGAGCAAAATCAAGGTGGAATCTAGCCCCTCGTGTAAGTCAACCGTTTTGGGCGATTCTTCATCTAGCCTTGAGAAGTTTCTTAGGCCATTTACTATTTCCCTCGTTCTTTTTGCCCCTTCTTCCATCCCCATCAATAAGCTTTCTATTTCTTCAGTCAAAAACTCGAGGTCTATTTCTTTTTTATAAGCCTCTACCTCTGCTAGCCCTGCTTTAGGGTCATCCGAATAAAGCAGTTTTCCATATTTGGCTAAAAGCTCTTTTATTTCTTCAATATCTCTGCGGAGCGGTATCACATTAGCTGAAACAAAATTGATAGGGTTGTTTAGTTCGTGTGCAATACCCGTGGTAAGCTGACCAAGCGAAGCCATTTTTTCAGACTGGACAATAGCCGTTTGTGCCGATTTGAGCTGGTGGTGGGCTTCGTCGAGGTCTTCGTACGTTTTACCAAGTTCTTTGTGCGCTCGCCTTTTTATGATAAAAAGCTTGTAAGAAACTGTGGAGGCTACAAGCAATATGATAGTAATGGCGAGTAGAAATCTTCGTACATGAGTTTGCTTGTCTAGCTCTGCTTGCTGGTTGAGCAATAAGATGGACTGCTTGCTTTTTTCCATCTGTAATTCCCCTATTTGCTCGGCTTTTGCTTCTATTTGGTAAGAGGCTCTCAATGAATCAAACAGGCGTTTTCTTGAAAGTTCCAGTAGCTTTTCTTGGGCGGCTATGTACAGTTGGTAGTATTTTAATGCTGTTTTATAATCTCCTTTTTTAGTAAGGTCGTTAGCCAGTTTTTGGTACTCATTTCGTTTGGCTATCAGTTCTTTTCGCTCGCTTTCGTCTGGTTGTATTTTTTTTATTTCTTCTAACAGTTGTTGTCCATAGCCAGATGTCGTTTCGAGAGGCTTTTTTTGCGCCTTGGGAAGCGTATCGGGTATAGTTATTAGGCTATTGTTTTTTACAAAGGGAGTATCTAGCTTTATTTCAACGGGTGGTTGCTCTATAATTATAGGGGTGTCTATAGTATCGGAAAGCCTAGGCTCAAGGGATTCCACATAGCGTAGAGTAGCTTCGGCGGCTTCTATGTTTCCCATTTCCAAAAATAGTTCGGCAACGTGCTGGTAAGTGTCCAGCACTTTTAGGCTATCGCCTACGTCTTCGTACCAGCGGATGGTTTTGAGGTAATATTCAGTGGCGCGAAGTAAGTCTCCCTCTTCTTCGTATTTCTGCGCATTTTTTTCAAAATATCCAATAATCACATCTCGCTTTTTGTCTTGGTATTTTTTGCCTAGTTCCCAAGAGTTCATTTCGTTTTTTATATCCTGCCACCATTTGGGCGACTCTTTTTGAGGAGTTTGTGTGCCTTCTATGCTTTCTAGGACACTTTCTTGCCCTTGCAGATCATCTACTTGGTCATAAAGATCAAGGCTTTGGGACAGGCTTTCAATGGCATCTTCGTCTTTGCCAAGTCGGGAATACACTTTGCCTTGCAAGTGAAGAGCGAGCGCTTTTTGCCTGATAATGGTTGAATTATTTTGTGAAGTAAGCAACTCGTCAGAAAGCTCGATTGCATCTTCTGTCAGTTGCAAGCATTTTTTCTCTTTATCCTCCTGTAAACTTCGCTGTGCAGCTAAAATCAACAAAGAAAGTTTGTCGCTTCCTTCGGCTTTGCTTGCTTGTTGTTCCAAGGTTTTTGCATCTTGAGCAACAGCAACACCTCCTCCAAGCATGGAGGAGATAAGTACGGTGCAAAGTAATATGTTGCGAAGAGCTTTTACCATTTCCATAAATCTAAGCAATGACGATGAATTGACCGAAAAAAAAAGTGTGTGGTGCTTAAAATTAGGTGATTAAGAGGTGTTAAGAACTGATATAACGTGTTAGCAGAAATGTGGTTTCATTTCTGTATGAGCAAAAAACGCTCCTATCCCAAAGGAAAGGAGCGTTTGAAGAGCTAATACTATTTTGGATAGAAGATAGTATTTAATATGCTATTGCGAAAAGAACCCTGCGTTTCGAAGGTTTTCCAGAGTAGATACAAGTACCTTCTTCTTCAGGAGCATCGAAAGGGATACACCTAATGGTGGCCTTTGTTTCGGTTTTTATCTTTTCCTCTGTTTCGGCAGTACCGTCCCAGTGAGCTAATACAAACCCTCCCTTTTTAGAAACTATTTCTTTGAACTCCTCATAGTCGTCTACTTTGGTAGTGACCTCCGAACGGAAATTCAATGCTTTCTCGTAAATGTTCTTTTGGATATCTTCCATCAAGAACTCTACGGTGCTTTTGATCTCGTCTATCTGATACGTTTTCTTTTCTTTTGTATCTCTTCTGGCTACCTCCACCGTACCATTTTCAAGGTCGCGAGGACCAATGGCTATTCGTACAGGAACACCTTTCAGTTCCCACTCGGCAAACTTGAAGCCTGGTTTGTACGTATCACGGTCATCGTACCTTACGGTAATGCCCAATTGCTGAAGCTCTTCTTTAATAGCGTTTGCCTTTTCGCTGATCTTCGCAAATTGTTCGTCGCCCTTATAAATAGGTACGATTACCACATGAATAGGAGCAAGTTTTGGAGGGAGCACCAAGCCGTCATCGTCGGAATGAGCCATAATGAGCGCTCCCATCAAACGGGTACTCACACCCCAAGAAGTTCCCCAAACTAGTTGTTGTTTATTTTCTTTATCTAAGAATTTTACATCAAAAGCTTTGGCAAAGTTTTGCCCTAAGAAATGCGAAGTTCCAGCTTGAAGAGCTTTTCCATCTTGCATAAGAGCTTCTATACAAAGCGTATCTACTGCTCCTGCAAATCGCTCGGTTGCGGTTTTTGTTCCTTTAACCACAGGAAGTGCCATGTGCTCTTCGGCAAAATTTGCATAGATGTTTAGCATTTGCTCGGTTTCTGCACGTGCCTCAGCCTCTGTAGCATGGGCAGTGTGCCCTTCTTGCCATAAAAACTCTGCTGTACGTAAGAATACACGAGGCCGCATTTCCCATCTCACCACATTTGCCCATTGGTTTACAAGCAAAGGGAGGTCACGGTAAGACTGAATCCAGTTCTTATATGTGCTCCAGATTACTGTTTCAGAAGTTGGCCTTACGATCAACTCTTCTTCCAATTTCGCTTCAGGGTCAACCACCACGCCTTTTCCATCTTCACTGGCTTTTAGGCGGTAATGGGTTACTACAGCACATTCCTTGGCAAAGCCTTCTATATGTTCTTCTTCTTTACTCAAGTAAGACTTTGGGATAAAAAGAGGGAAGTAGGCGTTCATATGGCCTGTGTCTTTGAACATTTTGTCAAGCGTTGCTTGCATTTTTTCCCAAATAGCATAGCCATACGGCTTGATGACCATGCAACCCCTCACCGCAGAGTTTTCCGCTAAGTCGGCTCTTTTAACCAGTTCATTGTACCACAGAGAGTAATCTTCACTTTGCTTAGGTATTCCTTTCGCCATTATTCTTGTGCTGTTTTAGCTTTTAACATTTCAATAAAAAATCAACCTCATTTATCCTTATCCAGCTATATGAAGGTTTTTTGCTATAATACAGGTTCACTTTTAAAAGAAGTACAGGTTTATACATGCCTATTATATTAGAATCAGGTTTTCTAAACCAGTATTTTTCTTATATTTGTTTGAACTTAAAGGTTTGTCCCAACCTTATTGTATTAAGGAGCGTCTTATTAAATGAGGGGCAAATATAATTGATTTAGATAAGCCTTGGAGTTATTTGACGAAAAACCATATAAATTGATATTTACAATTTAAAAGAGTTATAAAAAATGAAAATCAAACTACTATCAGTATCAGTAATTGCGACTTTCATGCTAGGGTCTGTGGCTGTAGCCCAGGAGTACGATGACTTGTATTTTTCCAAAAAAGATAGGAAAGAAATGCAGGAATTAACTGCCAGGGTAGTGAAGCCAAGTACAGATTTTGGTGTGCAAAACCAACCCACTTCAAAATATGCTAACCCAGACTTTAATGGCGGCGCTACTGTTGGAAATACATATACTCCAGCATACAACTACTATGATGAGTCTGTTGCACAAGATGGACCTTTGTACAATGACAATTATCAGCCAGGTATGAATAACTGGAACAGGTATGGAATGAACAGTCCTTTTTACGATCCATTTATGAGTCCTTATGGTTCTATGAACCCGTATTATGGAGGAATGGGAATGATGAATCCTTATTATGGGAGTATGATGAATCCATACTACGGAATGGGCTCTGGTTGGAACATGAACATGGGTTATAGCTCAATGTTTGGACCAAGTATGGGAATGGGATATAGTAGGATGCTTACTTCTGGCTTGTCAATGGGATTGTACACAGGTATGAACTCATTTGGTTATGGCGGTTACCCAGGTTATGCATTTGGAGGTTATGGCTATCCAGTTTCATATGCTTACCGTCCTGTGGAGGTATCAAGAGTTCCTGCAAAAACAAGGATGACTTCTGCTCCAATGCAACGCAAAACAATTGCTCAGGCAACAGCGACACCAGATGCTCAAAGAAAATACCCTTCGAGGATAAGGAATTTTGATGCTAGGAATGCTAGTTCGACTCCAGCTTCCAATGGAAGGTATTCTCGCTCCTCTTACAATAGCAATGGCAACAATAGTTGGTCTACTCCAACGAGAAGATCTACTGGTAATAACAGCAGCTGGGGAAATAGCGGAAGCAGTCCTTCATATCGTTCGACTTCGTCTTCTCCTAGCTACAGCAGACCTGCTAGCTCAGGACAGAGTAGTCCAAGTAGAGCTACAAGAAGTATTAGAAGAAATTAATAGAGATTAGAGAAATATTATTTTTGAGGCGAATTGGGCATGATCCAATTCGCCTTTTCTTTACCAACTTAACTGATTTTGAGTTCTATTAAGGCAGATTGTGGTCTGTCGATATTTTTTAGCCTTCAGTTAGTAACATTAGTTTAGGAGGCTTAGTTAGATTGCGAATACCTCTTGGTTATTATTATCAAGAGTTTGCTGAAAAGCATTGTGCTAAACTTTTTATAAAAACAACTAAGGTAAGTATGAGATATTTGAATAAGGTTTATTTATTCACCTTCATCTTGTTTTCAACGAGCTTCA
It encodes:
- a CDS encoding RagB/SusD family nutrient uptake outer membrane protein; the protein is MVSCKPDLDLVDPNQLSPDTFFKNEVQLQSAVNAIYANFQTQGLYTRHMFFMLDNMSHENAGNPQLEADKVQYLDFSFPTDHGAIFQYWDNCYRGINKANFVLDNVENTENVTDAVRNKYKGEAMFLRSLYYFFLVRRFGDVPIYTTIETDPKGRSPKSEVYQLIKDDLSFAAANLRSKGDEADAGRPTSGAANAFLGKVHLYLGEYTEAKAAFAKVTGYALTDNFYDNFMEETEWNSETVFQVNFTGNFGGSSWGSTGTGTEEITFRAQEYGVTWFNVYPADKTLDEFEDGDPRYADSFWSNGDIFDPNGEAVVAEIPRGRRAAWKKYSQYYKQANSDMQSGINFNVIRYADVLLMMAEVENELGNIAAAVDYLNEVRNRPSTSMPNYGTAEMNAMYPVTTKAEVMDAIIHERQVELCGEQVRFDDLLRWGKAADFLAGTGFTTGKSELFPIPQNEIDRNEVLSNADQNPGYK
- a CDS encoding ammonium transporter, which produces MKTVFPLTLKIFSLLLLIVFLYIPAMAGSEPTPHEASITLNLDRLWILISAALVFFMQAGFKCLEVGMVRTQHSTVVSMKNLVDWVVVSVAFFLIGFGLMFGHSAGGFIGTDLFMADGVEGAEGGSPLGITFFLFQLAFAGTALTIVSGAMSERTGFVPYLTASLVMGLVIYPVFGHWAWGNLFFGNNPAWLADLGFMDFAGSTVVHSVGAWVALVGIWIVGPRLGRYSKDGKVRDFRPHSFAYSALGVIILWLGWWGFNGGSTLALDSSVEKIILNTNLAAAAAGISAFFHSYFFQKKADLYGKLMGGILTGLVAITAGANVVSFGNALLIGILAGLIHNYTFDLLIKKWKLDDPVGAIPVHGFGGVFGTLAVAIFGKEELLALPRFQQLGVQFLGVAVCFIFTSAIAFVMFKALKATVGLRVSPIEEKEGIDYGKKYVDEIEEEALSEQELLHLMAGLNEDEVSEMPQKGSEEN
- a CDS encoding VCBS repeat-containing protein; the protein is MISKPIYFWLPFIPTLVSVITILTITASCSRQDPQQARLREGEKLAKTYCVLCHQFPKPKLLPKKIWEEILPKMGARMGLSSSAAEMEHMVMLKANGLFPSQSMVTLEDWFKIQDFYLSLSPDSLKTPKTEIESEPLALFNEKAIQFPHIEKPSGSLVKFGEKPFELWYGDALKNQLFKYNLKNSSFEEFQLDGAPSHLNIISDGFQVLTMGNIHPNDWKRGKIFQHTKSELTAILSQLPRPVHASYGDLNDDGREDIVVSGFGYMQGSLAWYENTEQGYNLHMLRALPGALKTDVVDLDKDGFMDILALMAQGDEGFFFYKGDGKGNFKESKVYAFPPSHGSSYYELVDMNKDGLEDIVYVNGDNGDYSVPILKPYHGVSILLNNGDKETPTFEEEYFYSMNGPFKAMPEDYDLDGDIDIACISYFPDYENTPEESFIYLERTDEDNFEFKAQTIEGATKGRWLIADRNDYDGDGDIDIALGNSLVMSYFMPDQTKYNLKISPFSILLLENNTK
- a CDS encoding ATP-binding protein, which gives rise to MEMVKALRNILLCTVLISSMLGGGVAVAQDAKTLEQQASKAEGSDKLSLLILAAQRSLQEDKEKKCLQLTEDAIELSDELLTSQNNSTIIRQKALALHLQGKVYSRLGKDEDAIESLSQSLDLYDQVDDLQGQESVLESIEGTQTPQKESPKWWQDIKNEMNSWELGKKYQDKKRDVIIGYFEKNAQKYEEEGDLLRATEYYLKTIRWYEDVGDSLKVLDTYQHVAELFLEMGNIEAAEATLRYVESLEPRLSDTIDTPIIIEQPPVEIKLDTPFVKNNSLITIPDTLPKAQKKPLETTSGYGQQLLEEIKKIQPDESERKELIAKRNEYQKLANDLTKKGDYKTALKYYQLYIAAQEKLLELSRKRLFDSLRASYQIEAKAEQIGELQMEKSKQSILLLNQQAELDKQTHVRRFLLAITIILLVASTVSYKLFIIKRRAHKELGKTYEDLDEAHHQLKSAQTAIVQSEKMASLGQLTTGIAHELNNPINFVSANVIPLRRDIEEIKELLAKYGKLLYSDDPKAGLAEVEAYKKEIDLEFLTEEIESLLMGMEEGAKRTREIVNGLRNFSRLDEESPKTVDLHEGLDSTLILLKNKIKNHINIEKKYDPALQTIECFPGPINQVFMNILANAIHAIEDSRKQHESAGKITIETISNDANVLINISDTGCGMSQNTQQRIFEPFYTTKDVGRGTGLGLSIAYGIIKNHNGEITVDSHIGEGTTFRISLPKQQPLEENTASGKVTQTSEA
- the proS gene encoding proline--tRNA ligase — translated: MAKGIPKQSEDYSLWYNELVKRADLAENSAVRGCMVIKPYGYAIWEKMQATLDKMFKDTGHMNAYFPLFIPKSYLSKEEEHIEGFAKECAVVTHYRLKASEDGKGVVVDPEAKLEEELIVRPTSETVIWSTYKNWIQSYRDLPLLVNQWANVVRWEMRPRVFLRTAEFLWQEGHTAHATEAEARAETEQMLNIYANFAEEHMALPVVKGTKTATERFAGAVDTLCIEALMQDGKALQAGTSHFLGQNFAKAFDVKFLDKENKQQLVWGTSWGVSTRLMGALIMAHSDDDGLVLPPKLAPIHVVIVPIYKGDEQFAKISEKANAIKEELQQLGITVRYDDRDTYKPGFKFAEWELKGVPVRIAIGPRDLENGTVEVARRDTKEKKTYQIDEIKSTVEFLMEDIQKNIYEKALNFRSEVTTKVDDYEEFKEIVSKKGGFVLAHWDGTAETEEKIKTETKATIRCIPFDAPEEEGTCIYSGKPSKRRVLFAIAY